One window from the genome of Streptomyces sp. NBC_01476 encodes:
- a CDS encoding SCO1664 family protein, with translation MPASERVPEVGLSPAAPAVRAQDTEALIHGELTVKGRVRDASNAVLYCESVHQGHTVPCVYKPVAGERPLWDFPDGTLAQREVAAYLVSEATGWGLIPPTVLREGPYGEGMVQRWIELPEPGEGDDGPPPLLALTEELEPAPGWKAVVEAEVEEGRTALLVHADDLRLRRIAVLDAVINNADRKGGHLLPAPDGRIYGIDHGVTFHTDDKLRTLLWGWAGEPLPAEARPVLDGLAGALDGALGERLATLLTTAETTALRARVHRLLETGTHPEPGGEWPSIPWPPV, from the coding sequence ATGCCCGCGTCAGAACGGGTACCGGAGGTCGGCCTGAGCCCCGCGGCGCCGGCCGTGCGCGCGCAGGACACCGAGGCGCTGATCCACGGTGAGCTGACCGTCAAAGGCCGCGTCAGGGACGCCTCCAACGCGGTGCTGTACTGCGAGAGCGTCCACCAGGGGCATACCGTCCCGTGCGTCTACAAGCCCGTCGCCGGTGAGCGGCCGCTGTGGGACTTCCCCGACGGCACCCTGGCCCAGCGCGAGGTGGCCGCCTATCTCGTCTCCGAGGCCACCGGCTGGGGGCTGATCCCGCCGACCGTGCTCAGGGAAGGCCCGTACGGCGAGGGCATGGTGCAGCGCTGGATAGAGCTGCCGGAACCGGGCGAGGGCGACGACGGGCCGCCGCCGCTGCTCGCGCTCACCGAGGAACTGGAGCCCGCCCCCGGCTGGAAGGCGGTCGTCGAGGCCGAGGTGGAGGAGGGCAGGACCGCGCTGCTGGTGCACGCCGACGACCTGCGCCTGCGCCGGATCGCGGTTCTGGACGCGGTGATCAACAACGCCGACCGCAAGGGCGGCCATCTGCTGCCCGCCCCTGACGGCCGGATCTACGGCATCGACCACGGAGTGACCTTCCACACGGACGACAAGCTGCGCACCCTGCTGTGGGGATGGGCGGGCGAGCCGCTGCCCGCCGAGGCGCGGCCGGTTCTCGACGGCCTCGCCGGCGCACTGGACGGCGCGCTGGGCGAGCGGCTGGCGACCCTGCTGACCACGGCGGAGACCACCGCGCTGCGGGCAAGGGTGCACCGACTGCTGGAGACCGGCACCCACCCGGAGCCGGGCGGCGAGTGGCCCTCGATCCCGTGGCCGCCGGTCTGA
- a CDS encoding DUF3090 domain-containing protein → MPRQVFFYEHPDRFVAGTVGQPGQRTFFLQATGAGRTTSVALEKTQVAALAERIDELLDEVVRRTGGSAPVPAVAPAELSDSGPLEVPVEEEFRVGTMALAWDGAHERMVIEAQALVEISGDDEEDLEAAEEELLQDDENGPPLLRVLLTGAQARSFAKRALDVVSAGRPPCPLCSLPLDPEGHVCPRQNGYRRSA, encoded by the coding sequence GTGCCGCGTCAGGTCTTCTTCTACGAACATCCCGACCGTTTTGTGGCCGGGACCGTCGGCCAACCCGGCCAGCGGACGTTCTTCCTGCAGGCCACCGGCGCCGGCCGTACCACCAGCGTCGCCCTGGAGAAGACCCAGGTCGCCGCGCTCGCCGAACGGATCGACGAACTCCTCGACGAGGTGGTGCGCAGGACCGGCGGCAGCGCCCCGGTACCCGCCGTCGCCCCCGCCGAGCTCTCCGACTCCGGGCCACTGGAAGTGCCGGTCGAGGAGGAGTTCCGGGTCGGCACCATGGCGCTCGCCTGGGACGGCGCCCACGAGCGGATGGTCATCGAGGCGCAGGCCCTCGTCGAGATCTCCGGTGACGACGAGGAGGACCTGGAGGCGGCCGAGGAAGAGCTGCTCCAGGACGACGAGAACGGCCCCCCGCTGCTGCGGGTGCTGCTGACCGGTGCCCAGGCCCGCTCCTTCGCCAAGCGCGCGCTCGACGTGGTCTCCGCCGGCCGCCCGCCCTGCCCGCTGTGCAGCCTGCCCCTGGACCCGGAAGGACACGTATGCCCGCGTCAGAACGGGTACCGGAGGTCGGCCTGA
- a CDS encoding histidine phosphatase family protein, translating to MPTVILVRHGRSTANADGVLAGWSPGVALDDTGRDQAAALAARLAALPLAAVVSSPLQRCRETVQPLLDTRPELPLHTEDRVGECHYGDWTGRKLAELAEEPLWATVQRHPSNAVFPGAEGESLRAMQARAVDAVRDWNERIEAEHGPDAMYLVCSHGDIIKSLAADALGMHLDLFQRIGTDPCSVTVIRYTPHRPFLLRLNETGDLTALVPPPRAESENGTEAGSAGDAVVGGSTGTP from the coding sequence ATGCCCACCGTGATCCTTGTCCGGCACGGCCGTTCGACCGCCAACGCCGATGGAGTACTGGCCGGGTGGAGCCCGGGCGTCGCCCTGGACGACACCGGCCGGGACCAGGCCGCCGCGCTCGCCGCCCGGCTCGCCGCCCTGCCGCTGGCCGCCGTGGTCAGCAGCCCGCTGCAGCGCTGCCGGGAGACCGTACAGCCGCTCCTCGACACCCGGCCGGAACTCCCGCTCCACACCGAGGACCGGGTCGGCGAGTGCCACTACGGCGACTGGACCGGCCGCAAGCTCGCAGAACTCGCCGAGGAGCCGCTGTGGGCCACCGTGCAGCGGCACCCGTCGAACGCGGTCTTCCCCGGCGCGGAGGGCGAGTCGCTGCGCGCCATGCAGGCCCGCGCGGTGGACGCGGTACGGGACTGGAACGAGCGGATCGAGGCCGAGCACGGCCCGGACGCGATGTATCTGGTCTGCTCGCACGGCGACATCATCAAGTCGCTGGCCGCCGACGCCCTCGGCATGCACCTGGACCTCTTCCAGCGGATCGGCACCGACCCCTGCTCGGTCACCGTGATCCGCTACACCCCGCACCGCCCGTTCCTGCTCCGGCTGAACGAGACCGGCGACCTCACCGCCCTGGTCCCGCCGCCCCGCGCGGAGAGCGAGAACGGTACGGAGGCCGGGTCCGCCGGGGACGCGGTCGTCGGCGGCTCCACCGGCACCCCGTGA
- a CDS encoding LLM class F420-dependent oxidoreductase: protein MRLGINLGYWGAGMDADNLAVAQEADRLGYAVCWAAEAYGSDAPTVLAWVAAHTERIDVGSAIFQIPARTPAMTAMTAATLDSLSGGRFRLGLGVSGPQVSEGWYGVRFDKPLSRTREYVEIVRRAMSRERLSYEGEHWTLPLPGGPGKPIKLTVHPQREHIPLYIAAIGPKNLEQTGEIADGALLLFPSAAQLEETALRHIRAGREKAGLTMAGFDVSPTVPLALGDDVAALADVFRPYTALYVGGMGSRKQNFYNQLAGRMGYEKQAAEIQDKYLAGDKDGAAAAVPQELIDSTSLLGTVERIADRMTEYAEAGVDTLNLNPAGFTLDERLAGLRAGAEALERAGLA from the coding sequence ATGCGGCTCGGGATCAACCTCGGCTACTGGGGCGCCGGCATGGACGCCGACAACCTCGCCGTGGCGCAGGAGGCGGACCGGCTCGGCTACGCGGTCTGCTGGGCCGCCGAGGCGTATGGTTCCGACGCGCCCACCGTGCTCGCCTGGGTCGCCGCGCACACCGAGCGGATCGACGTCGGCTCGGCGATCTTCCAGATCCCGGCCCGTACCCCGGCGATGACCGCGATGACTGCCGCCACCTTGGACTCCCTGTCCGGCGGCCGGTTCCGTCTGGGCCTCGGCGTCTCCGGGCCGCAGGTCTCCGAGGGCTGGTACGGCGTCAGGTTCGACAAGCCGCTCTCCCGCACCCGCGAGTACGTCGAGATCGTCCGCAGGGCGATGAGCCGCGAACGCCTCAGCTACGAGGGCGAGCACTGGACGCTGCCGCTGCCCGGCGGCCCCGGCAAGCCCATCAAGCTGACCGTGCACCCGCAGCGCGAGCACATCCCGCTCTACATCGCCGCGATCGGCCCGAAGAACCTGGAGCAGACCGGCGAGATCGCCGACGGCGCGCTGCTGCTCTTCCCGTCCGCCGCCCAGTTGGAGGAGACCGCGCTGCGGCACATCCGGGCCGGCCGGGAGAAGGCCGGACTCACCATGGCGGGCTTCGACGTCAGCCCCACCGTGCCGCTGGCGCTCGGCGACGACGTGGCCGCGCTCGCGGACGTCTTCCGCCCGTACACCGCGCTGTACGTCGGCGGCATGGGCAGCCGCAAGCAGAACTTCTACAACCAGCTCGCCGGGCGCATGGGATACGAGAAGCAGGCCGCCGAGATCCAGGACAAGTACCTGGCCGGTGACAAGGACGGCGCCGCGGCGGCCGTACCGCAGGAACTGATCGACTCCACCAGCCTGCTGGGCACCGTCGAGCGGATCGCCGACCGGATGACCGAGTACGCGGAGGCCGGTGTCGACACCCTCAACCTCAACCCGGCCGGCTTCACCCTCGACGAGCGCCTCGCGGGGCTCCGGGCGGGCGCCGAGGCACTGGAGCGCGCCGGACTCGCGTAG
- a CDS encoding aldo/keto reductase, with protein sequence MEQRHLGRTGLRVSRLGLGTLTWGRSTGERDAADQLKAFWDAGGTLIDTADVYADGGAEYLLGRLLEDLVPRTDLVIATKAGSVPDPDRRFDTSRGHLLSALDASLQRLGTDYVDLWQVHAYDPGTPLDETLQALEIAVSTGRARYVGVSNFCGWQLAKAAAWQLAAPGRTPLASTQMEYSLLQRGVEREVLPAALDLGVGLLPSSPLGRGVLTGKYRHGTPPDSRGGSDDMAAFVAPYLDETARLIVDALAIAADGLAVSPLHVALAWVRDRPGVAAPVLGARNAAQLTAALSVEALTLPEEICLALDDVSAPLHRYPDHDWSTL encoded by the coding sequence ATGGAGCAAAGGCACCTCGGCCGCACCGGGTTGCGTGTGTCCCGGCTGGGGCTCGGCACGCTCACCTGGGGGCGCAGCACCGGCGAACGCGACGCCGCCGACCAGCTGAAGGCGTTCTGGGACGCCGGCGGCACGCTGATCGACACCGCGGACGTCTACGCCGACGGCGGTGCCGAGTATCTGCTCGGGCGGCTGCTGGAGGACCTGGTGCCGCGGACCGATCTGGTGATCGCCACGAAGGCGGGCAGCGTACCCGACCCGGACCGGCGCTTCGACACCTCCCGCGGGCACCTGCTCTCCGCGCTGGACGCCTCGCTCCAGCGGCTCGGTACGGACTATGTCGACCTGTGGCAGGTGCACGCCTACGATCCCGGTACCCCGCTCGACGAGACGCTGCAGGCGCTGGAGATCGCGGTCAGCACCGGCCGGGCGCGGTATGTGGGCGTCTCCAACTTCTGCGGGTGGCAGTTGGCGAAGGCGGCGGCGTGGCAGCTCGCGGCGCCCGGCCGCACCCCGCTGGCCAGCACCCAGATGGAGTACTCGCTGCTCCAGCGCGGGGTGGAGCGGGAGGTGCTGCCTGCGGCGCTCGACCTCGGGGTGGGGCTGCTGCCGTCCTCGCCGCTCGGGCGCGGGGTGCTCACCGGCAAGTACCGGCACGGGACGCCACCGGATTCGCGCGGCGGTTCCGACGACATGGCGGCCTTCGTCGCCCCCTACCTGGACGAGACCGCCCGCCTCATCGTGGACGCGCTGGCCATAGCGGCGGACGGGCTTGCCGTCTCGCCGCTCCATGTCGCCCTGGCGTGGGTACGCGACCGGCCCGGCGTGGCCGCCCCGGTCCTCGGCGCGCGCAACGCCGCGCAGCTCACGGCCGCGCTGTCGGTGGAGGCCCTTACGCTGCCGGAAGAGATCTGTCTGGCGCTGGACGATGTCTCGGCGCCTTTGCACCGCTATCCCGACCACGACTGGAGCACGCTCTGA
- a CDS encoding helix-hairpin-helix domain-containing protein: MDLAGLAAAVRSIERGENPATPAPRGDAAEARRKRREAMAAEAAALQAAELAELAGAVAPAAGEAGTPDAGEGGTTGAPAATADSTDEDSPARTGAAPSHADADTPAGPPTAEDIPAPGRGSDAAGRDNAEAPGAGRGADASSGRAPVASSRADADSPAGVPAAEDVPAAGRARVGLPGAENVPGAYPGRADAGDPAGLPAAEGVPGSRRGAGAAGRAAPGGGRAAVDPGAVEEARAALVGGGAPAELAADAVRALGERAGEALREDPWGVLGLPGVRVEHADAFARAVLGAACGPDDVRRARALVGYLMERAAEQGHTALTADALQTALSRHAVPDPAAALAAAVEDGRLLAFRAGTGPEQTAAADDEEDGDEPADVPLLFGLDRYALAEESLADGLVRVLRSFEGTAQDAAEAAEVWEKAAAGAPTRSAAELIRAAAGSGLVVHTGGEAARVEPAALVTAARAAGLRAYAAAYTGDGRRRLAEVVGEDAALTVAELLDGDAGPGRAEDGSLALDVLAVLDAPQLSVEEATDLVEAVPDGARLVLSGDPGALWSTGAGRAFADLLAAKICPRVTSRTPDPGPIGELTSCVGIGELTAVEAPDREVVVVPVRDPQEALHRTVQLVADSVPRAIGVPAAETQVIALAHGGAVGTRALNAALKERLNPGPGRFGGFDPGDRVVHVPVPGHTAPGTVAGAEGDGLRLECEHGPVVVPREDVAAKVRHGWAVTGHQAAGMRWPAVVVVVPGDAGPLLTRSWVYTAFTRGERHLSVVQGADQGLAEAVAGPPAKERTTRLTGVLRELAADV, translated from the coding sequence GTGGATCTGGCCGGGCTGGCTGCCGCCGTGCGGTCGATCGAGCGCGGGGAGAATCCGGCGACCCCGGCGCCGCGCGGTGACGCGGCTGAGGCGCGGCGCAAGCGGCGGGAGGCGATGGCGGCGGAGGCAGCCGCGCTGCAGGCGGCCGAACTGGCGGAGCTGGCAGGGGCCGTGGCCCCCGCAGCCGGCGAGGCCGGGACGCCGGACGCGGGCGAGGGCGGCACTACGGGCGCGCCCGCGGCCACCGCGGACAGCACGGACGAGGACTCCCCGGCCCGGACCGGGGCCGCTCCGAGCCACGCGGACGCGGACACCCCGGCGGGTCCGCCCACCGCGGAGGACATCCCGGCGCCCGGCCGGGGCTCGGACGCTGCGGGCCGCGACAACGCGGAGGCCCCGGGGGCCGGCCGGGGTGCCGACGCGTCATCCGGGCGGGCACCGGTCGCTTCGAGCCGCGCGGACGCGGACAGCCCGGCGGGTGTGCCCGCCGCTGAGGACGTCCCCGCGGCCGGGCGGGCCCGGGTCGGTCTGCCTGGCGCCGAGAATGTCCCGGGGGCCTACCCGGGCCGCGCGGATGCGGGGGACCCGGCGGGTCTGCCCGCTGCTGAGGGCGTACCGGGGTCCCGCCGGGGGGCGGGCGCTGCGGGGCGCGCGGCCCCGGGGGGTGGGCGGGCGGCCGTCGACCCCGGGGCGGTCGAGGAGGCGCGTGCGGCGCTGGTCGGGGGTGGCGCGCCCGCGGAGTTGGCGGCGGACGCCGTGCGCGCGCTCGGCGAGCGGGCCGGGGAGGCACTGCGGGAGGACCCGTGGGGCGTCCTCGGACTGCCCGGGGTGCGGGTGGAGCACGCGGACGCGTTCGCCCGGGCCGTGCTCGGCGCGGCCTGCGGACCCGACGACGTACGGCGGGCCCGCGCGCTGGTCGGGTATCTGATGGAGCGGGCGGCCGAGCAGGGCCACACCGCCCTCACCGCCGACGCGCTGCAGACCGCGCTGTCCCGGCACGCCGTACCCGACCCGGCCGCCGCCCTGGCCGCGGCGGTGGAGGACGGCCGGCTGCTGGCCTTCCGGGCCGGCACCGGACCGGAGCAGACCGCGGCAGCCGACGACGAGGAGGACGGGGACGAACCGGCGGACGTACCGCTGCTCTTTGGCCTCGACCGGTACGCCCTGGCCGAGGAGAGCCTCGCCGACGGCCTGGTCCGGGTGCTGCGTTCCTTCGAAGGCACCGCGCAGGACGCCGCCGAGGCCGCCGAGGTCTGGGAGAAGGCCGCGGCGGGCGCCCCCACCCGGTCCGCCGCCGAGCTGATCCGGGCCGCCGCCGGCAGCGGCCTGGTGGTGCACACGGGCGGCGAGGCGGCCCGCGTGGAGCCCGCCGCGCTCGTCACCGCCGCCCGGGCCGCGGGGCTGCGCGCGTACGCCGCCGCGTACACCGGCGACGGCCGCCGCCGTCTCGCCGAAGTGGTGGGCGAGGACGCCGCGCTGACGGTGGCTGAGCTGCTGGACGGGGACGCCGGCCCGGGCCGCGCGGAGGACGGCAGCCTCGCGCTCGACGTACTCGCCGTGCTGGACGCGCCGCAGCTGTCCGTGGAGGAGGCCACCGACCTGGTGGAGGCGGTGCCGGACGGCGCCCGGCTGGTGCTCAGCGGCGATCCGGGCGCGCTGTGGTCCACGGGGGCCGGCCGGGCCTTCGCCGACCTGCTGGCCGCCAAGATCTGCCCGCGGGTCACCTCCCGCACGCCCGACCCGGGCCCGATCGGCGAGCTGACCTCGTGCGTCGGTATCGGGGAGCTCACCGCCGTGGAGGCCCCGGACCGCGAGGTCGTGGTGGTGCCGGTCCGCGATCCGCAGGAGGCCCTGCACCGTACGGTCCAGCTGGTCGCCGACTCCGTACCGCGGGCGATCGGCGTACCCGCGGCCGAGACCCAGGTGATCGCCCTGGCCCACGGCGGGGCGGTCGGCACCCGGGCGCTGAACGCGGCCCTCAAGGAGCGGCTCAACCCCGGCCCCGGCCGCTTCGGCGGCTTCGACCCGGGCGACCGCGTGGTGCACGTCCCGGTGCCCGGTCATACGGCTCCGGGCACGGTGGCCGGCGCGGAGGGGGACGGACTGCGGCTGGAGTGCGAGCACGGCCCGGTGGTGGTGCCGCGGGAGGACGTGGCGGCGAAGGTGCGGCACGGCTGGGCGGTCACCGGGCACCAGGCGGCCGGTATGCGCTGGCCGGCGGTGGTGGTGGTCGTGCCGGGTGACGCGGGGCCGCTGCTGACCCGTTCCTGGGTCTATACGGCCTTCACCCGCGGCGAACGGCACCTGTCGGTGGTGCAGGGCGCGGACCAGGGGCTGGCCGAGGCGGTCGCGGGGCCGCCGGCGAAGGAGCGGACGACCCGGCTGACGGGCGTGCTGCGGGAGCTGGCGGCGGACGTGTGA